The following is a genomic window from Hymenobacter sp. APR13.
CGGAACGGAATACGGTTTCTACCTCGCGCAGGCCGTTGCCCAGCAGCGTGGAGCCGCTGCTCACAATATCACAGATGGCTTCGGCCAGCCCGATGCTGGGGGCAATTTCCACCGAGCCGCTGATGGTGTGCAGGTTAGCCTTCACGCCGCGCTCCGTGAGGTAGTCGCCCAGGATACGCGGGTACGAGGTGGCAATGTTCACGCCCTGCAAATCCTCAATGGAGTCGTAGGTGGCAGCGCGGGGTACGGCCAAGCTCAGGCGGCACTTGCTGAAGCCTAGGCCTTCCACTTCCAGGTTAGGGAAACCGGCTTCCACCAGCACGTTCTGGCCCACAATGCCCAGGTCGGCCACGCCGTCCTGCACGTAGCCGGGAATATCGTCGTCGCGCAGGTAGAGGATTTCGAGGGGGAAGTTGGTGGCTTCGGTTTTGAGCTTGCTGGAAGCCGCAAGGAAGCTGATGCCGCACTCCCGAATCAGGTTCTGGGAGTCTTCGCTTAAGCGGCCCGATTTCTGGATGGCCAGACGGAGCATATGTCTTTCA
Proteins encoded in this region:
- the hisG gene encoding ATP phosphoribosyltransferase — protein: MLRLAIQKSGRLSEDSQNLIRECGISFLAASSKLKTEATNFPLEILYLRDDDIPGYVQDGVADLGIVGQNVLVEAGFPNLEVEGLGFSKCRLSLAVPRAATYDSIEDLQGVNIATSYPRILGDYLTERGVKANLHTISGSVEIAPSIGLAEAICDIVSSGSTLLGNGLREVETVFRSEAVLIANQSLSAEKKELLEQLQFRMQAVRRARRNKYIILNAPVAALDAVKQLLPGIKSPTVTPLAEEGWVSVQSVVNEDDFWHITSQLKAVGAEGILVLPIEKMIS